In Hevea brasiliensis isolate MT/VB/25A 57/8 chromosome 13, ASM3005281v1, whole genome shotgun sequence, a single genomic region encodes these proteins:
- the LOC110657344 gene encoding cytochrome P450 89A2-like — protein MELFIFFASLCLCLLLKPLITQLHLLLFSSSSSKPTNKNLNLPPGPSRISLIATFIFSRKSFLELGPFISNLRQKYGPLITVHVGSQPTIYITNNSLAHQALVQNGAVFADRPISVNKLIIISNSSKVISKSPYGPTWRALRRNLTAGVLNPSQLRSFSLVRKRVLNILIDALKHDSKGEKAVFVEEHFRHAIFSMLVLLCFGDNVEDKQIREIEADQQRHFKNLQYRLRPFIIFPKLGKFLFRKQWKELIEIATRYDDAIVALIRSRKKITEQEKDTSRKDQGGVFYVDTLLNFQDPEEEENLKELEIVGLCKEFVGAGTDSTKTALQWIMANVVKYPAIQAKILEDIRGGIGDDQRKFIEEDDLQKMPYIKAVVLEGLRRHPPGYTPLTPRAVTEDVELGGYIVPKGTAVNFLITDMGRDPNVWENPMEFKPERFLKNSDDDQEHHQEGFDVTGSREIKMVPFGAGRRICPGNGFAMLHMEYLVANLVWHFEWKPADGEDVDLTEKFDLTISMKNPLRVHLSPRF, from the coding sequence ATGGAGCTCTTCATCTTCTTTGCTTCTCTGTGCCTATGTCTTCTCCTGAAACCTCTTATCactcaacttcatcttcttcttttttcttcttcgtCATCAAAACCCACCAACAAGAATCTGAATCTCCCTCCTGGACCTTCCAGAATTTCCCTCATAGCCACCTTCATTTTTAGCAGAAAATCTTTCTTGGAACTTGGCCCTTTCATCTCTAACCTTCGACAGAAATATGGCCCTCTTATCACTGTCCATGTTGGTTCTCAACCCACCATTTACATCACGAACAACTCTCTCGCCCACCAAGCTCTTGTCCAAAACGGTGCCGTTTTTGCCGACCGCCCCATCTCCGTTAACAAACTCATTATTATTAGCAACTCTAGTAAAGTCATCAGTAAATCTCCTTATGGACCTACTTGGCGTGCTCTTCGTAGAAATCTCACAGCAGGAGTTCTCAATCCTTCTCAGCTTAGATCCTTCTCCCTTGTCAGAAAGCGAGTTCTGAACATTCTTATTGATGCCCTTAAACATGATTCTAAGGGCGAGAAAGCTGTCTTTGTGGAAGAACATTTTCGCCATGCAATCTTCTCTATGTTGGTTCTCTTGTGTTTTGGAGATAATGTTGAAGATAAACAAATCAGAGAGATTGAAGCTGATCAACAAAGACATTTCAAGAATTTACAATATCGATTGAGGCCGTTCATTATCTTCCCAAAGTTGGGTAAGTTCTTGTTCAGAAAGCAATGGAAGGAGCTAATTGAAATCGCTACCCGTTACGACGATGCCATTGTTGCCCTGATAAGGTCAAGAAAGAAAATCACGGAGCAAGAAAAAGACACTTCAAGAAAAGATCAAGGTGGTGTTTTTTACGTAGATACATTACTAAACTTTCAAGATCCTGAAGAGGAGGAGAACCTTAAAGAACTCGAAATTGTTGGCTTGTGTAAAGAATTTGTCGGCGCCGGCACCGATTCAACGAAGACTGCATTGCAATGGATCATGGCTAACGTAGTAAAGTACCCAGCAATTCAAGctaagattttggaggatataagAGGCGGCATAGGAGATGATCAAAGGAAGTTCATCGAAGAAGATGATCTACAAAAGATGCCTTATATAAAAGCGGTAGTTCTTGAAGGTTTAAGGCGGCACCCACCAGGTTATACACCGTTGACACCGCGTGCAGTGACAGAAGATGTAGAATTGGGTGGCTATATAGTACCAAAAGGTACTGCAGTCAACTTCTTGATAACTGATATGGGGAGAGACCCAAATGTTTGGGAAAATCCTATGGAGTTCAAGCCTGAGAGGTTCTTGAAAAATAGTGATGATGATCAGGAGCATCATCAAGAAGGGTTTGATGTGACTGGAAGTAGAGAGATCAAGATGGTGCCTTTTGGCGCAGGAAGGAGAATTTGCCCTGGTAATGGGTTTGCCATGCTTCATATGGAGTACCTTGTGGCAAATTTGGTTTGGCATTTTGAGTGGAAACCAGCTGATGGAGAAGATGTTGATTTGACTGAGAAATTCGACCTCACTATATCAATGAAAAATCCTCTGCGAGTTCATTTATCTCCTCGGTTTTAG
- the LOC110657352 gene encoding cytochrome P450 89A2-like, translated as MELFIFFASLCLCLLLKPLITQLHHLLSSSSKPTNKNPNLPPGPSRISLIATFVFRGKSFFELGPIISNLRQKYGPLITVHLGSQPTIYITNNSLAHQALVQNGAVFADRPISINNLIVSNSKKIISKSPYGPTWRALRRNLTAGVLNPSQLRSFSHVRERVLNNLIDAFKHDSKGEKAVFVEEYFRHAIFSMLVLLCFGDNVEEKQIREIEAAQQRLFKNFHRFKLFIILPKLGKFLCKKQWKKLTEIVTGYDEAIVPLIRSRKKISEQEQDTSRKDQGGVFYVDTLLNFQAPEEEENLKEVEIVGLCNEFISAGTDTTMTALHWIMANVVKYPAIQAKILEEIKGGIGDDQRKFIKEDDLQKMPYIKAVVLEGLRRHPPGYAPATPHAVTEDVELGGYKVPKGTAVNFLIADMGRDPNVWENPMEFKPERFLKSSDGDNDHRQQGFDVTGSREIKMMPFGAGRRICPGYGLAMLHMEYLVANLVWHFEWKPADGEDVDLTEKFDLTISMKNPLRVHLTPRF; from the coding sequence atGGAGCTCTTCATCTTCTTTGCTTCTCTCTGCCTATGTCTTCTCCTGAAACCTCTTATCACTCAACTTCATCATCTTCTTTCTTCGTCATCAAAACCCACCAACAAGAATCCGAATCTCCCTCCTGGACCTTCCAGAATTTCCCTCATAGCCACCTTCGTTTTTCGCGGGAAATCATTCTTTGAACTTGGCCCTATCATCTCTAACCTTCGACAGAAATATGGCCCTCTCATCACTGTCCATCTTGGCTCTCAACCCACCATTTACATCACCAACAACTCGCTGGCCCATCAAGCTCTTGTCCAAAACGGTGCCGTTTTCGCCGACCGCCCCATTTCTATAAACAACCTCATCGTTAGCAACTCTAAGAAAATCATTAGTAAATCTCCTTATGGACCTACTTGGCGCGCTCTTCGTAGAAATCTCACAGCAGGAGTTCTCAATCCTTCTCAGCTTAGATCTTTCTCCCATGTCAGGGAGCGAGTTCTGAACAATCTGATTGATGCCTTTAAACATGATTCTAAGGGCGAGAAAGCTGTCTTTGTGGAAGAATATTTTCGCCATGCAATCTTCTCTATGTTGGTTCTCTTGTGTTTTGGAGATAATGTTGAAGAGAAACAAATCAGAGAGATTGAAGCTGCTCAACAAAGACTTTTCAAgaatttccatcgattcaagttGTTCATTATCCTGCCAAAGTTGGGCAAGTTCTTGTGCAAAAAGCAATGGAAGAAGCTGACTGAAATCGTCACCGGTTACGACGAAGCCATTGTTCCCCTGATAAGATCAAGAAAAAAGATATCGGAGCAAGAACAAGACACTTCAAGAAAAGATCAAGGTGGTGTTTTTTACGTAGATACATTACTAAACTTTCAAGCTCCTGAAGAAGAGGAGAACCTTAAAGAAGTCGAAATTGTTGGTTTGTGCAATGAATTCATCAGCGCCGGCACCGATACAACGATGACTGCATTGCATTGGATCATGGCTAACGTAGTGAAGTACCCAGCAATTCAAgctaagattttggaagaaataaaAGGTGGCATTGGAGATGATCAAAGGAAGTTCATCAAAGAAGATGATCTGCAAAAGATGCCTTATATAAAAGCAGTGGTTCTAGAAGGTTTGAGGCGGCACCCACCAGGGTATGCACCGGCGACACCGCATGCAGTGACAGAAGATGTAGAATTGGGTGGCTACAAAGTACCAAAAGGTACTGCAGTCAACTTCTTGATTGCTGATATGGGGAGAGACCCAAATGTTTGGGAAAATCCAATGGAGTTCAAGCCTGAGAGGTTCTTGAAAAGTAGTGATGGTGATAATGATCATCGTCAACAAGGGTTTGATGTGACTGGAAGTAGAGAGATCAAGATGATGCCATTTGGTGCAGGAAGGAGGATTTGCCCTGGTTATGGGTTGGCTATGCTTCATATGGAGTACCTTGTGGCAAATTTGGTTTGGCATTTTGAGTGGAAACCAGCTGATGGAGAAGATGTTGATTTGACTGAGAAATTCGACCTCACTATATCAATGAAGAATCCTCTGCGAGTTCATTTAACTCCTCGATTTTAA